The following are encoded in a window of Verrucomicrobiota bacterium genomic DNA:
- a CDS encoding ferredoxin: protein MAPATKPKPKPASANRSPQREKKRLWLMYPPRLITTPVIWQLGHKFDVITNVRQASVTDEIGIVCLELDGDRAVLKEAIKWLERQGVSVEPVEINVIES from the coding sequence ATGGCCCCCGCCACCAAACCCAAACCCAAGCCCGCCTCAGCCAACCGTTCGCCTCAGCGCGAGAAAAAGCGCCTCTGGCTGATGTACCCGCCGCGCCTGATTACGACGCCGGTGATCTGGCAATTGGGGCACAAATTCGATGTGATCACCAATGTTCGCCAGGCGAGCGTGACCGATGAAATCGGCATCGTTTGCCTGGAGTTGGATGGGGACCGCGCCGTCCTGAAGGAAGCCATCAAGTGGCTCGAACGCCAGGGGGTCAGCGTCGAGCCGGTCGAGATCAACGTAATCGAAAGCTAG